TGTCAAAACAGGCATTGATCTTCCGAGTGAGTCTACCGGTGCTATCACATTCCATACCCAGTACAAATCCGAAGTCGCAACGGCTTCATATGGACACGGACGGGTTCAGGTAACGCCAATTCAGCAGGTGGCAGCGATCTCGGCGATTGCTAACGGTGGGAAGTTGATGCAGCCTCATCTGGTGAAGGAAATTATAAACCCAGATACAGGCGAAGTGCAGACGATTCGACCGAAGGAAGTCCGCCAAGTGATTACTCAGGAATCGGCAACTCAGACAAGCAGCTATCTGGAGCAGGTCGTGTCTGACCAGGAAATTGGTACGGGACGTCTAGCTTATATTGACGGATATCGTGTTGCTGGTAAAACAGGGACAGCGACGAAAGTCGTCGGAAAAGTTTACGATCATTCGAAGGATGTCGTGTCTTTTATTGGTTTTGCACCAGTAAATGATCCGAAAATAGCTGTCTTGGTAGTTATGGATGAACCTAACAAATCGGTAGGCGGCGGTACAGCAGCAGCACCTGTGTTTAAAAAAATCGTGTCCCAATCGCTGCAATATATGGGGGTTCCCAAAACGGGAACCAAAACGAATAAATCAGGTGGGGCTGCAGCGAAAACGGTGAATTTACCAACGGTACCACAATTAACAGGCCAAGTGAAGAAGGATGCGCAAAACGCATTGCTCAAACAGGGGATTGCTTACGAAACGGTAGGTAAAGGCTCCAAAATTGTTCGTCAGTATCCTGAAGCAGGCGTCAAAATGAAACCGGGACAGCGCATCTATTTGCTGACTGAGGATAGTGCCAACATGACGATTCCCGATTTTACAGGTGTCTCGTTGCGTGACACACTTCAAGTTCTGACGCTTATGAAGGTTGGTGTTCAGGTAAGCGGGGAAGGGTATGTTGTCTCTCAAAAGGCACAAATGGTAAATGGCAAGCGGGTCGTCAGTGTGACGCTTCAGCCGGCCAAAGAAACAGTGACCGGAGTGAAGCCGGAGGAAACACAGGACTCGACTACTGGAGTTGCAGCTAACGAGACAGGCAATGCAACGAAAACGGAAGCCGATACTAAAACCAAAGCCGATACTACTGCGAATACTGAAACCAATGCGGGAACTCCAAAGGGAGGAATATCTGCTGTAGCAGATGAGAAAAGTGCTGCCGCGATTAAAGGCGAAGATAACTGATAGCTTGTTCTAATGTCCGTTCTTTTGAATATTCATGAGGTAAGACATGTCATGAGTATTTGAGGAACGGAGGGGGCGCGTTTGAAAAAATCTAACGTGACCATGCGGCGTAGGCTGGTATGGGGGCTACTGGGATTGTTTGTACTGTTTGCGGCCTTGTCGATCCGGCTCGCCTATGTTCAATTGGGTAAAGGAGGCGAGCTCTCAGCCAAGGCTGAGGAATCGTGGCGCCGCAATATTCCTTTTGCCGCCAAGC
This window of the Paenibacillus polymyxa genome carries:
- a CDS encoding penicillin-binding transpeptidase domain-containing protein, with amino-acid sequence MVKRIKLRTLLIGGCITLFFLVLLLKVFWIQVVSGEYWHNQVVAQIERDQVIQPKRGTIMDRKGNVLATDAPAYTVVVNPSIIQEYDLENEVVAKLHQLLKTPEDELRRHLSAKDKKGNYLKNREIRNGGWKVDPEVKAQVDTFKEYLKDKYEVVGAVDTVQESKRYYPENKLASHVLGYLRKDGTAGMGLEAYYNKELSGTAGKLLYQRDRKGVPLQGSESVYEPAQNGKNLKLTIDDTIQYYIEDAMQEAIAKYNPKTMTVVAADPKTMDVLGLATYPNFNPNTYGSTPLENFRNNATQSIYEPGSTFKIVTLAAAVQEKVFNPNETYQSGMIRVGGWDIRDVSRSWGTLTYLQGVKRSSNVGFVHLGLDKLGGERLKKYINNFGFGVKTGIDLPSESTGAITFHTQYKSEVATASYGHGRVQVTPIQQVAAISAIANGGKLMQPHLVKEIINPDTGEVQTIRPKEVRQVITQESATQTSSYLEQVVSDQEIGTGRLAYIDGYRVAGKTGTATKVVGKVYDHSKDVVSFIGFAPVNDPKIAVLVVMDEPNKSVGGGTAAAPVFKKIVSQSLQYMGVPKTGTKTNKSGGAAAKTVNLPTVPQLTGQVKKDAQNALLKQGIAYETVGKGSKIVRQYPEAGVKMKPGQRIYLLTEDSANMTIPDFTGVSLRDTLQVLTLMKVGVQVSGEGYVVSQKAQMVNGKRVVSVTLQPAKETVTGVKPEETQDSTTGVAANETGNATKTEADTKTKADTTANTETNAGTPKGGISAVADEKSAAAIKGEDN